One genomic region from Lachnospiraceae bacterium encodes:
- a CDS encoding histidine phosphatase family protein, which yields MKLLFIRHGDPDYAADSLTEKGWREAKALADRMEKLDIAKFYCSPLGRARDTAGVTLRRMARNAEVFDFLQEFRYRIEDPRTGKPRGAWDLYPSDWTKQEALFDKDLWWQSPMMQTGTEIKPRYDEVCAGLDSLLEKHGYRRDGYLYQVQKANTDTIAVFCHLGVMCILLSHLLNCAPTIFWQGSFVAPTSITMLETEERDKGTAVFRMRCLGDTGHLYMAGEPVSDSGFYEEVHVH from the coding sequence ATGAAACTCTTATTCATTCGTCATGGCGATCCGGATTATGCCGCGGACTCCTTGACAGAAAAAGGCTGGCGCGAAGCGAAGGCGCTGGCTGACCGCATGGAAAAGCTGGATATCGCTAAATTTTACTGCTCGCCGCTGGGCAGGGCGCGTGATACGGCCGGCGTAACGCTGCGCCGAATGGCGCGTAATGCAGAGGTCTTTGATTTTCTGCAGGAATTTCGTTATCGGATCGAAGATCCGCGCACAGGAAAGCCGCGCGGCGCATGGGATCTGTATCCCAGCGACTGGACAAAGCAGGAGGCGCTCTTTGACAAGGACCTTTGGTGGCAGTCGCCGATGATGCAGACCGGGACAGAAATTAAGCCCCGCTACGACGAGGTATGCGCGGGGCTGGACAGTCTGCTAGAGAAGCATGGCTATCGACGGGACGGGTATCTGTATCAAGTGCAGAAAGCCAATACCGATACCATTGCCGTGTTTTGTCACCTGGGCGTAATGTGCATCCTGCTTTCGCATCTTCTAAACTGCGCGCCAACCATCTTTTGGCAGGGGAGCTTTGTAGCGCCAACCTCGATCACGATGCTGGAGACCGAGGAGCGCGACAAAGGTACCGCCGTTTTTAGAATGCGCTGTCTGGGCGATACGGGGCACCTGTATATGGCAGGCGAGCCGGTATCCGATTCCGGATTTTATGAAGAGGTGCATGTGCACTAG
- a CDS encoding YdcF family protein has translation MKLASVICALLGMIILLLPFGYQMIGLLFIFAAALCLLSHYRKLVISLLILFFSALLIIEIPILQGSRTDAPDDVDYLILLGAGVNGTSPSLSLLDRLEAAASYLKSHPDCKVVVTGGQGPGEDISEAQAMENYLLQQHISAARILKEDQAENTEQNIAFSYAIIQKETAAPSVAIVSSEYHLYRAKWIARKLGYDPTGLAAPTSSFLLKINYFLREALAVLKVWLF, from the coding sequence ATGAAGCTTGCATCTGTAATTTGCGCATTACTCGGCATGATCATCCTTTTGCTGCCCTTTGGCTATCAGATGATCGGCCTTCTGTTTATCTTTGCTGCTGCGCTCTGTCTGCTATCGCATTATCGTAAGCTGGTCATTAGCTTGCTGATTCTTTTTTTCTCTGCGCTTTTGATCATAGAAATTCCTATCCTTCAAGGGTCCCGCACGGATGCGCCGGATGATGTGGATTACCTGATTCTTCTGGGCGCCGGCGTGAATGGCACAAGCCCGTCGCTGTCTTTGTTAGACCGTCTGGAGGCGGCCGCCTCTTATTTAAAATCGCATCCTGACTGCAAGGTCGTCGTGACCGGCGGACAGGGTCCCGGCGAAGACATCTCCGAGGCGCAGGCCATGGAGAATTATCTATTGCAGCAGCATATTAGCGCTGCGCGCATTTTAAAGGAGGATCAGGCTGAAAATACTGAGCAGAATATTGCCTTTTCTTATGCCATCATACAAAAAGAGACGGCGGCGCCTTCCGTTGCCATCGTCTCTAGCGAATATCATTTGTACAGAGCCAAGTGGATTGCCCGTAAACTAGGGTATGATCCAACCGGACTTGCCGCTCCCACGTCCAGCTTTCTTTTGAAAATCAATTATTTCCTGCGGGAAGCGCTTGCCGTGCTCAAGGTCTGGCTTTTCTAG
- a CDS encoding ZIP family metal transporter translates to MNILYPCFLALLGTGFTYAMTTLGSAAVFLVKGGGSKKTEQLFLGFASGVMMAASVWSLLLPALEQAEGLSMIPWIPTACGFLIGGIFFYVLDVTLPHLNAAHNRPSSLKGTTKLLTAITLHNIPEGMAVGLAFALAVQGQVSGASMAAAIALAMGIGIQNFPEGAAVALPLCQEGMPKRKAFWYGSLSGIVEPIGGVLTVLIAGTVQVLMPWLLSFAAGAMIYVIVDELIPDAHMNGSSNMGTLGAMAGFLVMMVLDVALG, encoded by the coding sequence ATGAATATTTTATATCCGTGTTTCTTAGCCCTGTTGGGGACGGGATTCACATATGCTATGACGACCTTAGGGTCAGCCGCTGTGTTTTTGGTCAAGGGAGGAGGCTCTAAAAAAACAGAGCAGCTGTTTCTTGGCTTTGCCTCCGGGGTGATGATGGCGGCCTCGGTATGGTCGCTTTTGCTGCCGGCCTTAGAGCAGGCCGAGGGACTCAGTATGATCCCCTGGATCCCGACTGCCTGCGGATTTTTAATCGGCGGAATCTTCTTCTATGTGTTAGACGTCACGCTTCCGCATCTGAATGCGGCGCATAACCGTCCAAGCAGCCTAAAGGGGACAACCAAATTGCTTACAGCCATTACACTGCATAATATACCGGAGGGCATGGCGGTGGGTCTTGCCTTCGCTTTAGCAGTGCAGGGGCAGGTGAGCGGCGCCAGCATGGCGGCGGCCATTGCGCTGGCAATGGGTATCGGCATTCAGAATTTCCCGGAGGGCGCCGCCGTAGCGCTGCCCCTGTGTCAGGAAGGAATGCCGAAGAGAAAGGCCTTTTGGTACGGCAGCCTTTCCGGCATTGTAGAGCCAATTGGCGGAGTCTTGACGGTTTTGATTGCCGGCACTGTGCAGGTGCTGATGCCATGGCTGCTGTCCTTTGCAGCCGGCGCCATGATTTATGTGATCGTGGATGAGCTCATTCCGGATGCGCATATGAACGGCTCTTCTAATATGGGGACGCTGGGCGCCATGGCCGGCTTTTTAGTGATGATGGTTCTGGATGTAGCTCTGGGATAA
- a CDS encoding HAD family hydrolase: protein MDLQELKKKKGFICDMDGVIYHGNKLLPGVKEFVAWLYQEKKEFLFLTNSSERSPKELQQKLERMGLTVPEQHFYTSALATAKFIDSQAPGCTAYVIGAPGLVNALYEAGITMNDTDPDYVIVGETSSYNYDVLLKAVKYVQRGARLVATNSDLTGPSEQGIIPACRALVAPIELATGKPAYFVGKPNPLMMRTGLKLLGVHSHEAVMIGDRMDTDIVAGMETGLDTVLVLSGCTKKEEVEQYSYRPKYILDGVGDIAK, encoded by the coding sequence ATGGATTTACAAGAGCTAAAAAAGAAAAAAGGATTTATCTGTGATATGGACGGCGTCATTTATCATGGAAATAAGCTGCTGCCCGGCGTCAAAGAATTTGTAGCATGGCTATATCAGGAAAAAAAGGAGTTTTTATTTTTAACAAACTCCAGTGAGCGTTCGCCCAAGGAGCTGCAGCAAAAGCTGGAGAGAATGGGGCTGACTGTACCGGAGCAGCATTTTTATACGAGTGCGCTGGCTACCGCTAAATTTATTGACAGTCAGGCGCCAGGCTGCACGGCGTACGTGATCGGTGCGCCCGGTCTCGTGAATGCGCTGTATGAAGCAGGGATTACCATGAACGATACGGATCCGGATTATGTGATTGTGGGAGAGACAAGCTCCTATAACTATGACGTGCTGCTGAAAGCAGTCAAATATGTGCAGCGGGGCGCAAGGCTGGTGGCCACCAATTCCGATCTGACAGGGCCGTCCGAGCAGGGGATCATCCCGGCCTGCCGGGCGCTGGTAGCCCCCATCGAGCTGGCAACAGGAAAGCCCGCATATTTTGTGGGTAAGCCCAATCCGCTGATGATGAGAACAGGTCTTAAGCTGCTGGGAGTGCATTCGCATGAAGCCGTTATGATTGGAGATCGCATGGACACCGATATTGTGGCCGGCATGGAGACCGGACTCGATACAGTGCTGGTTCTGTCAGGATGCACTAAAAAAGAGGAAGTGGAGCAATACTCCTATCGACCCAAATATATTTTGGATGGCGTGGGCGATATTGCAAAATGA
- a CDS encoding zinc carboxypeptidase has translation MKTTYTYDHFYLYGEITEILQKYAQEHPELCRMYSLTKTPEGRDVWAIDVTNTKTGSYEDKPAYCIDANIHAGEVTGSMVAMHFLDTIFSNLEDAEIQKLLDRYTFYVIPRITPDAGECYLTTPEMVRSSTKLYPYESLMPGLQPKDMDGDGLILKMRVKSPYGVWKISDRDPRLMTKRKPDDVDGEFYNVYSEGYIEDFDGHTIKTAPGRWGNDYNRNFPLSWTPEYSQRGAGAYPLANDETRAIAEFVTSHKNICSIINLHTMTGVYLYPPGAKHVNEAPAEDIRRYKEIGKIATEETSYPAVSIIEEYMPKGAKPLTGSFDDFLYSLMGLHSYAIECWDLNPRAGIPLVFPQPKDTDLTDEEKEEQHYKYIKWIDEHNDGEGFKPWTKFQHPQLGEVEIGGIDYKHIVQNPPVKYLPQEVEKHTRFFLRAVKTLPLIRFTNVTAERIDGDVYKVKATLANQGYLPTYITAEAQNAKIVRDLTVSIEGEGIELVQGKQTETIGQLGGFSTLGASMSTLGAATGNGDSCEKVITWVIKAKAGTTLTFTGGNAKVGKTSTQFTV, from the coding sequence ATGAAAACAACGTATACGTACGATCATTTCTATCTGTACGGTGAGATCACAGAGATTTTGCAAAAATACGCGCAGGAGCATCCAGAGCTTTGCCGTATGTATTCTCTGACCAAAACGCCGGAAGGACGCGACGTTTGGGCAATAGATGTGACCAATACCAAAACAGGAAGCTATGAGGACAAGCCTGCTTACTGCATAGATGCCAATATCCATGCCGGAGAGGTAACAGGCTCGATGGTGGCCATGCATTTTCTGGATACGATTTTCTCTAATCTGGAGGATGCCGAGATCCAAAAGCTGCTGGATCGCTATACCTTTTATGTGATTCCCAGAATCACGCCGGATGCAGGTGAATGCTACCTGACAACACCGGAGATGGTGCGCTCCTCCACCAAGCTGTATCCCTATGAAAGTCTGATGCCAGGCCTGCAGCCAAAGGATATGGACGGAGACGGCCTGATCCTGAAAATGAGAGTGAAATCGCCCTATGGCGTGTGGAAAATCAGCGATCGGGATCCGCGCCTGATGACAAAGAGAAAGCCGGACGATGTGGACGGCGAGTTCTACAATGTCTATTCAGAGGGGTATATCGAGGATTTTGACGGGCATACAATTAAAACGGCTCCGGGAAGATGGGGCAACGATTATAACCGTAACTTCCCGCTGTCCTGGACGCCCGAGTACAGTCAGCGCGGCGCCGGCGCTTATCCGCTGGCAAATGATGAGACCCGTGCGATCGCAGAGTTTGTCACCAGCCATAAAAATATATGTAGCATCATCAATCTGCATACGATGACGGGCGTATATTTATATCCGCCGGGAGCCAAACATGTAAATGAAGCACCGGCTGAGGATATCAGACGGTATAAAGAGATTGGCAAAATAGCAACCGAAGAGACAAGCTATCCGGCTGTCAGCATTATTGAAGAATATATGCCAAAAGGTGCTAAGCCGCTGACCGGCTCCTTTGATGATTTTCTGTACAGCCTGATGGGACTGCACAGCTATGCCATCGAGTGCTGGGATCTGAATCCGCGCGCCGGCATTCCGCTGGTATTCCCGCAGCCTAAGGATACAGATCTGACTGATGAAGAAAAGGAAGAGCAGCATTACAAATACATCAAATGGATCGACGAGCATAATGACGGTGAAGGCTTTAAGCCGTGGACCAAGTTCCAGCATCCGCAGCTGGGCGAGGTAGAGATCGGCGGTATCGATTATAAGCATATCGTGCAGAATCCTCCGGTCAAGTATCTGCCTCAGGAAGTGGAAAAGCATACCCGCTTCTTCCTGCGCGCCGTAAAGACACTGCCCCTCATTCGCTTTACCAACGTAACGGCCGAAAGAATTGACGGCGATGTGTACAAGGTAAAGGCAACGCTGGCGAATCAGGGCTATCTGCCGACCTATATCACAGCAGAAGCTCAAAATGCCAAGATCGTCCGCGATCTGACCGTAAGCATTGAAGGCGAAGGCATCGAGCTCGTGCAGGGCAAGCAGACAGAGACCATCGGTCAGCTGGGCGGCTTCTCCACGCTGGGCGCCTCCATGTCTACGCTGGGTGCCGCAACCGGAAACGGAGACAGCTGTGAGAAGGTCATCACATGGGTGATCAAAGCAAAAGCCGGCACTACGCTTACCTTTACAGGCGGCAATGCCAAGGTGGGCAAGACAAGCACACAGTTTACAGTATAA
- a CDS encoding patatin family protein, which produces MKLGLVLEGGASRGYFSCGILEALERENIMADMIIGTSAGIANGVSYASRQARRNYIIATRYLSDPRYMGWKHMLNRANRSYYNLSFVFEELPDRHLPFNFRAFKEYPGEVLAAVTNMHTGKVQYLPVPRDDKAFKVLQASCALPLLFPPIQLNGTPYMDGGIVSSIPIQPALEAACDKILVILTQPRDYQKAPSRSMALLARRYRRYPAFAEALKNRYLTYNQELARIAQLEQEGRLFVLAPKEPLAIHRTESDPVVLAHLYELGYQVFYERFPALQAYLQA; this is translated from the coding sequence ATGAAATTAGGTCTTGTTTTAGAGGGCGGCGCCAGCCGAGGATATTTTTCCTGCGGCATACTGGAAGCCCTCGAACGCGAAAACATCATGGCCGATATGATCATCGGTACTTCGGCTGGTATCGCTAACGGCGTATCCTACGCCAGCCGTCAGGCGCGGCGTAATTATATCATCGCGACCCGCTATCTTTCGGATCCGCGCTATATGGGCTGGAAACATATGCTAAACCGCGCCAACCGCTCATATTATAATCTTTCCTTTGTATTTGAGGAGCTGCCGGACCGGCATCTTCCGTTTAATTTCCGGGCTTTTAAGGAATATCCGGGCGAAGTGCTGGCCGCCGTGACAAATATGCATACCGGAAAGGTTCAATATCTGCCCGTCCCGCGGGATGATAAGGCCTTTAAAGTGCTGCAGGCCTCCTGCGCGCTGCCGCTTTTATTTCCGCCCATTCAATTAAATGGAACACCCTATATGGACGGCGGCATTGTCAGCTCCATTCCTATCCAGCCGGCGCTGGAGGCTGCCTGCGATAAGATCCTTGTCATTCTTACGCAGCCGCGGGATTATCAAAAGGCTCCCAGCCGCAGCATGGCGCTGCTGGCCCGCCGCTATCGCCGCTATCCTGCTTTTGCAGAGGCTCTCAAAAACCGCTACCTTACTTACAATCAGGAGCTGGCCCGCATTGCGCAGCTTGAACAGGAGGGCCGTCTTTTTGTGCTGGCTCCTAAGGAGCCGCTGGCAATTCACCGCACTGAAAGCGACCCGGTGGTTTTGGCGCATCTGTACGAGCTCGGCTATCAGGTTTTTTATGAACGGTTTCCTGCTCTGCAGGCCTATTTGCAGGCATAA
- the vanZ gene encoding VanZ family protein, with protein MKEKKKYVVPAVLLVTTLVIWGNSMMPPAQSSQMSGGLTLWLQEVLHLPLSEHLIRKAGHFCEYALLGAEYALCLEKERQSGQRIFNCLALGLMTAVADESIQILSGRGPMVADILLDFSGFGCGFMVLLLARRIFRR; from the coding sequence ATGAAAGAAAAGAAAAAATATGTTGTGCCTGCGGTTTTGCTGGTTACGACGCTGGTGATCTGGGGCAATTCGATGATGCCGCCTGCGCAGTCCTCGCAGATGAGCGGAGGGCTGACGCTGTGGCTGCAGGAGGTGCTGCATCTGCCTCTGAGCGAGCATCTGATCCGCAAGGCGGGGCATTTTTGCGAATATGCGCTGCTGGGAGCAGAGTATGCGCTTTGTCTGGAAAAAGAGCGGCAGAGCGGGCAGCGCATTTTTAATTGCCTGGCGCTGGGCCTGATGACAGCGGTTGCGGATGAGTCGATTCAGATTTTGAGCGGCCGCGGACCGATGGTGGCAGATATCCTGCTGGATTTTAGCGGGTTTGGCTGCGGCTTTATGGTGCTGCTGCTGGCGCGCAGGATTTTCAGACGGTGA
- a CDS encoding Trk family potassium uptake protein, with the protein MKKKTRRGIRPIQILPLGFLSVIIIGTLLLMLPAATRSGHMTLFDALFTATSASCVTGLTVVDTVTYFTGLGQGILLVLIQVGGLGFMIMTTFLFLIMRRKISLRNRVILKEAMSEESLMSAQQMMRSAVRYTFAVEGAGALLLSIRFVPRFGWAKGLWNSLFHSVSAFCNAGFDLLGAEGSLQHYAADPLVNLTIMSLIVLGGLGFTVIHNIVSYRRYHRLMTQARVVLLTSAVLLVMGTVLFLALEYDNPRTLGALPAPDRIWGAAFQSVTCRTAGFFSVPQAELTGAGKLLSCILMFIGAAPGGTGGGIKVTTLAVLLLTIRALVQGKKDVEAYGRRFDLATLRRALCLFMFALGVLFLGLLSVSAAEKGMDMLDLAYELCSALGTVGLTCGVTAEASMFTKAVLCIFMYLGRVGLMTLVASLGREETQPVVQYPTGNIMIG; encoded by the coding sequence GTGAAGAAGAAAACGAGACGAGGGATTCGGCCGATCCAGATTTTGCCGCTTGGATTTTTGAGTGTGATCATCATAGGGACCCTGCTTTTGATGCTACCGGCGGCAACCAGAAGCGGACATATGACGCTGTTTGATGCCCTTTTTACGGCAACCTCAGCTTCCTGCGTGACAGGACTGACGGTGGTGGATACCGTAACCTATTTTACAGGCCTTGGGCAGGGGATTTTGCTGGTGCTGATCCAGGTGGGCGGCCTTGGCTTTATGATCATGACGACCTTCCTGTTTTTGATTATGCGGCGCAAGATTTCGCTGCGTAACCGTGTGATTTTGAAGGAGGCCATGAGCGAAGAGAGCCTGATGAGCGCGCAGCAGATGATGCGCTCAGCGGTGCGCTATACCTTTGCGGTGGAAGGGGCGGGCGCGCTGCTGCTCTCGATTCGCTTTGTGCCGCGCTTCGGCTGGGCCAAAGGGCTTTGGAATAGTCTATTTCACAGCGTATCAGCATTTTGCAATGCCGGCTTTGATCTGCTGGGAGCTGAGGGGTCACTGCAGCATTACGCAGCGGATCCGCTGGTCAATCTGACGATCATGAGCCTGATTGTGCTGGGAGGGCTCGGGTTTACGGTCATTCATAATATAGTGAGCTACCGCAGGTATCATCGCCTTATGACGCAGGCCAGAGTGGTGCTGCTGACAAGTGCGGTGCTGCTTGTTATGGGAACGGTGCTTTTCTTAGCTTTGGAATATGATAATCCGCGGACACTGGGAGCACTGCCGGCACCGGATCGTATATGGGGCGCAGCGTTCCAGTCGGTCACATGCCGTACAGCCGGATTTTTCAGCGTGCCGCAGGCAGAGCTAACCGGTGCCGGCAAGCTGCTCTCCTGCATTCTGATGTTTATCGGGGCCGCGCCCGGAGGCACCGGAGGCGGCATCAAGGTCACCACGCTGGCAGTGCTGCTGCTGACGATCCGCGCTTTGGTGCAGGGAAAAAAGGATGTGGAGGCGTATGGCCGGCGCTTTGACCTCGCTACGCTGCGGCGTGCGCTGTGCTTATTTATGTTTGCGCTTGGCGTGCTGTTTCTGGGGCTTCTCTCGGTCTCGGCAGCAGAAAAGGGCATGGATATGCTGGATCTGGCTTATGAGCTTTGCTCGGCGCTGGGCACCGTCGGGCTCACCTGCGGTGTGACAGCAGAGGCGAGCATGTTTACGAAAGCCGTTTTATGCATTTTTATGTATTTGGGACGCGTGGGGCTGATGACATTGGTTGCCTCACTGGGACGAGAGGAAACGCAGCCCGTGGTGCAGTATCCCACAGGCAATATTATGATTGGGTAA
- a CDS encoding TrkA family potassium uptake protein: MKKSFAIIGLGRFGTSLAIHLFEMGQEVLAVDIENTKVEAIKDHVTVAAQADLRDERALSQLGVQNFDAVIISIGGDVQSSIMATVLCKELGARMIIAKAADALHAKLLKKVGADKILMTEREAGARLARSLVSESLIDYLELSDQYSVSEIAIPSKWVGHSLNELRVRNIYDISVIAIRRDESILVKINSKEDLRAGDILVVIGENKDISNIMKL; the protein is encoded by the coding sequence ATGAAAAAAAGTTTTGCCATTATTGGCCTTGGGCGTTTTGGAACGAGCCTGGCCATTCATCTGTTTGAGATGGGGCAGGAGGTGCTGGCGGTCGATATTGAAAATACGAAGGTAGAAGCCATTAAGGATCATGTCACGGTAGCAGCTCAGGCCGATCTGCGGGATGAACGCGCGCTTTCGCAGCTGGGCGTTCAGAATTTTGACGCTGTGATTATCAGCATCGGCGGCGACGTGCAGTCCTCCATCATGGCCACCGTGCTCTGCAAAGAGCTGGGAGCGCGCATGATCATCGCCAAGGCGGCGGATGCGCTGCACGCAAAGCTCCTCAAAAAGGTAGGCGCCGATAAAATTCTGATGACAGAGCGGGAGGCCGGCGCGCGGCTGGCCCGGTCGCTGGTGAGCGAGAGCCTGATCGACTATCTGGAGCTGTCGGACCAATACAGTGTGAGCGAAATAGCAATTCCTTCAAAATGGGTGGGGCATAGCCTCAATGAGCTGCGCGTGCGCAATATCTATGACATCTCCGTCATTGCCATTCGCAGAGACGAGAGCATCCTTGTCAAAATCAATTCCAAAGAGGATCTTAGGGCCGGCGATATCTTGGTTGTGATCGGTGAAAATAAAGACATTTCCAATATCATGAAGCTATAG
- a CDS encoding NUDIX domain-containing protein: MERWDLYTADREKTGRSMLRGETIPAGCYQLVVGIWTMNAQGQILLTLRDPKKMVYPNTWENSGGAAQMGESSRQAAVRELQEETGIAAAEQELQYVGTVVRESGARSGGSFIDTYLLHRDIALADIQLQEGETVDARWVTPDELDALCRQGVVARPVAERWAQFKEKIMKEGRP, encoded by the coding sequence ATGGAGCGCTGGGATTTGTATACGGCAGACCGAGAAAAAACAGGGCGCAGCATGCTGCGCGGCGAAACAATACCAGCCGGTTGTTATCAGCTGGTCGTAGGGATCTGGACGATGAATGCGCAGGGACAGATTTTGCTTACGCTTCGGGACCCGAAAAAAATGGTATATCCGAATACATGGGAAAACAGCGGCGGGGCCGCACAAATGGGCGAAAGCAGCCGCCAGGCCGCCGTGCGTGAGCTGCAGGAGGAAACCGGCATCGCGGCAGCAGAGCAAGAGCTTCAGTATGTGGGGACGGTTGTCAGAGAAAGCGGCGCCCGTTCGGGCGGCAGCTTCATAGATACCTATCTGCTGCACCGCGATATCGCGCTGGCGGATATACAGCTGCAGGAGGGAGAGACGGTGGACGCCCGCTGGGTGACGCCTGATGAACTGGATGCGCTGTGCCGGCAGGGCGTTGTGGCAAGGCCGGTGGCCGAGCGCTGGGCGCAGTTTAAAGAAAAAATTATGAAGGAAGGCAGACCATGA
- a CDS encoding LysR family transcriptional regulator, which translates to MELRVLQYFLAVAREQSISGAAASLHLSQPTLSRQLKDLETELGKELFIRGNRKITLTEEGMILRKRAKEIMELVQKAEDEISLSDDIIAGDITIGAGETDSVRYLARAMQCLQKQYPLVRLHIVSGDSVTVTEDLDRGLIDFGLVFGEVDTGKYEVLPVPYQDTWGVIMRRDAPLAKKEAITADDLLDQPLILSRQAFQNENFRDFFPCPQEELHIVATYNLLFNGSLMVDEGMGYAISFDKLINVSGESNLCFRPLKPTLKAGMHIIWKKYQVLTKASEKFLQRLDSCIFSQH; encoded by the coding sequence ATGGAGCTCCGAGTCCTGCAATATTTTCTGGCCGTTGCCCGGGAGCAAAGCATCTCCGGCGCCGCCGCCTCGCTCCACCTTTCCCAGCCCACGCTGTCCCGCCAGCTGAAGGATCTGGAAACAGAGCTGGGAAAAGAGCTTTTTATCCGCGGAAACCGCAAAATCACGCTCACCGAGGAAGGCATGATCCTGCGCAAGCGCGCCAAGGAGATCATGGAGCTGGTTCAAAAGGCTGAGGATGAGATCTCGCTGTCTGATGATATCATTGCCGGCGATATCACCATCGGCGCCGGCGAGACCGACAGCGTCCGCTATCTGGCCAGAGCCATGCAGTGCCTGCAAAAACAATATCCGCTTGTCCGCCTTCATATTGTCAGCGGCGACAGCGTCACGGTCACGGAGGATCTGGATCGGGGCCTCATTGATTTCGGACTTGTATTCGGCGAGGTAGACACTGGCAAATATGAAGTCCTGCCCGTCCCCTATCAGGACACTTGGGGCGTCATCATGCGGCGCGATGCTCCTTTAGCAAAAAAAGAAGCCATCACTGCTGATGACTTGCTGGATCAACCACTCATTCTCTCCCGGCAGGCTTTTCAAAATGAAAACTTCCGCGATTTCTTTCCCTGCCCTCAAGAAGAGCTGCATATTGTTGCAACCTATAACCTGCTCTTTAACGGCTCCCTCATGGTCGACGAGGGCATGGGCTACGCCATCAGCTTCGACAAGCTGATCAATGTTTCCGGCGAAAGCAATCTCTGCTTTCGCCCCTTAAAACCAACCCTCAAGGCCGGCATGCACATCATCTGGAAAAAATACCAGGTCCTCACCAAAGCCTCTGAAAAGTTTCTGCAAAGACTGGATTCCTGTATCTTCTCCCAGCACTGA
- a CDS encoding DUF3737 family protein, which translates to MNIIQNQTFDEERALYAAQDLIVKNCNFDGPADGESAFKEGRNIRVEQGFLNLRYPFWHDEGLTIVSSEMTELCRAALWYSHGIEIRDTKLHGIKALRECSRVKMYDCDLISPEFGWSVHDIEMHNCTAQSEYFMLRSDHLQFHDVKLNGKYSFQYIEDSVFEDCVLDTKDAFWHAKNVVVRNSIVKGEYLAWYSENLTFENCKIIGTQPLCYCKGLRLIDCEMVDTDLSFERSAVEATLTAPIISIKNPLSGHIYVPAVGEVIMDMEEAKGEVICG; encoded by the coding sequence ATGAATATCATTCAAAATCAAACCTTTGACGAGGAAAGAGCTTTGTATGCGGCTCAGGATCTGATCGTAAAAAACTGTAATTTCGATGGGCCTGCTGATGGAGAAAGCGCATTTAAAGAAGGAAGAAACATTAGGGTAGAGCAGGGCTTTTTAAATCTGCGCTATCCATTTTGGCATGATGAAGGGCTCACTATTGTATCATCAGAGATGACGGAGCTTTGCCGGGCGGCGCTATGGTATTCGCATGGCATTGAAATCCGCGATACCAAGCTGCACGGCATCAAAGCGCTGCGGGAGTGCAGCCGCGTGAAGATGTATGACTGTGACCTGATTTCTCCGGAATTTGGTTGGTCGGTGCATGATATAGAAATGCATAACTGTACGGCGCAGAGCGAGTATTTTATGCTGCGCTCGGATCACCTGCAGTTTCATGATGTAAAGCTAAACGGAAAGTATTCTTTTCAGTATATCGAGGATTCTGTATTTGAGGACTGCGTGCTGGATACCAAGGATGCCTTTTGGCATGCAAAAAATGTCGTGGTCAGAAACAGCATTGTGAAGGGCGAATATCTGGCCTGGTACAGTGAAAACCTTACATTTGAAAATTGTAAAATCATTGGCACGCAGCCGCTGTGCTACTGCAAGGGGCTGCGCCTGATCGACTGTGAAATGGTGGATACCGACCTGAGCTTTGAGCGTTCTGCAGTCGAGGCTACGCTCACGGCGCCGATCATCAGTATTAAAAACCCATTAAGCGGGCATATCTATGTGCCTGCTGTGGGCGAGGTGATCATGGATATGGAGGAAGCAAAGGGTGAGGTCATCTGCGGATGA